The proteins below are encoded in one region of Drosophila santomea strain STO CAGO 1482 chromosome 3R, Prin_Dsan_1.1, whole genome shotgun sequence:
- the LOC120453875 gene encoding transmembrane protein 245 isoform X7, with product MNRSEPIPIRRDRSFDSVINRLLRMRSQNHESFRAAMYNFLIAAGVAAFVAVCFILGPFVRPLLWAFLMGAVLFPFKRRLAESVNSWFQRLEVRDSNVLVSICLSPLEATEHCGRLLIGWLCEHWQLLLAGCGVAGCIKLLVLYAPKGFLLALWHWITFSHGLFVQIIGFLNVYVLISLIVVYLSCVHFFWKPENSAHFVVAGQSMWIAVAGYLSSFLGALQVPVFLLVMAYVTASTAYHLQTLDDSGSYLHRLQKLFDKNDFERSLSNFSICGRPGNEPLSPGLQSDVEDISLSDTVDSTDTFDVKPGTETPSHQSDTFFKLLFYACLGTFLYRNVWMFILAAIPVLLHLIYTIGAYTGITQFACNKISEVYAALRYWAIEHHSAVLPLCLPGVLELNYKINTIVRDSLKASVESVTSILMIILMLLIIVFLSVFFCVNIYSETIEVAYLGKDLINKTITDRPELIDILPANMQSSIEDALDNAHHYGRRKIETYIDDWLADADKVHATKLKEQILEVWDRLIQYWIDFNKAGSSYGPRVPTDALKSTFGEIVDNPGRTLKGSTTAQ from the exons ATGAATCGGTCCGAACCGATTCCCATACGTCGGGACCGCTCTTTTGACAGTGTGATCAACCGCCTGCTCCGGATGAGGTCCCAGAACCATGAAAGCTTTCGCGCTGCCATGTACAATTTCCTGATCGCCGCAGGAGTGGCGGCATTTGTGGCTGTGTGCTTCATTCTTGGGCCATTCGTCCGTCCATTGCTATGGGCTTTCCTCATGGGCGCGGTGCTTTTCCCATTCAAGCGACGTTTGGCGGAGAGCGTAAACAGTTGGTTTCAGCGCTTGGAGGTGCGCGACTCCAATGTACTCGTCTCGATCTGCCTATCGCCGCTGGAAGCCACAGAGCATTGTGGGCGGCTGCTGATCGGGTGGCTCTGCGAGCACTGGCAACTCCTTCTGGCCGGATGCGGAGTGGCCGGGTGCATTAAGCTGCTGGTTCTATATGCTCCGAAGGGTTTTCTGTTGGCCCTCTGGCATTGGATCACCTTTTCCCATGGCTTGTTCGTCCAAATTATTGGATTTCTCAACGTATACGTG CTAATTTCCTTGATTGTGGTCTATTTGAGCTGCGTCCACTTCTTCTGGAAGCCAGAGAACAGTGCCCACTTTGTGGTCGCCGGACAGTCCATGTGGATAGCTGTGGCAGGCTATCTAAGTAGCTTTCTTGGCGCCCTTCAGGTGCCGGTATTTCTACTGGTTATGGCCTATGTAACAGCATCTACGGCATATCATCTGCAAACTCTTGATGATTCCGGCTCCTATCTCCACCGCCTACAGAAGTTGTTCGACAAGAATGATTTTGAACGGTCGTTAAGCAATTTTAGCATTTGTGGGAGGCCAGGCAATGAACCCCTGAGTCCGGGCCTGCAGTCGGATGTGGAGGACATATCGTTAAGTGACACTGTCGACTCGACGGACACTTTTGATGTCAAGCCCGGAACGGAGACTCCCAGTCACCAGAGCGATACGTTCTTTAAGCTCCTGTTTTATGCCTGTCTGGGTACCTTCCTCTATCGCAACGTGTGGATGTTTATCCTAGCGGCAATCCCAGTATTACTGCATCTTATTTACACTATAGGAGCGTATACGGGTATTACCCAGTTTGCTTGCAACAAAATCAGCGAAGTGTACGCAGCGCTGCGG TACTGGGCAATCGAACACCATTCTGCGGTATTGCCACTATGTCTGCCTGGTGTCCTGGAACTCAACTATAAAATCAACACTATTGTGCGGGACTCACTAAAGGCATCCGTTGAATCAGTTACCTCCATCCTAATGATCATCCTCATGCTTCTCATCATCGTGTTTCTAAGCGTGTTCTTCTGCGTGAACATTTACTCGGAGACGATTGAGGTGGCTTACTTGGGCAAGGATTTAATTAACAAGACGATCACAGATCGGCCTGAGCTAATTGACATCTTGCCTGCCAACATGCAATCGTCCATCGAGGATGCTCTAGATAACGCACACCATTATGGTCGGCGTAAGATTGAAACCTACATAGACGACTGGCTGGCAGACGCCGATAAGGTGCACGCCACCAAGTTGAAGGAGCAGATCCTCGAAGTGTGGGACCGGCTTATCCAGTATTGGATCGATTTCAATAAGGCCGGTTCATCGTACGGACCACGTGTGCCAACGGATGCGCTGAAAAGCACATTTGGCGAAATCGTCGACAATCCAG GTCGAACGCTCAAAGGGTCAACGACAGCTCAATAA
- the LOC120453875 gene encoding transmembrane protein 245 isoform X5, which produces MNRSEPIPIRRDRSFDSVINRLLRMRSQNHESFRAAMYNFLIAAGVAAFVAVCFILGPFVRPLLWAFLMGAVLFPFKRRLAESVNSWFQRLEVRDSNVLVSICLSPLEATEHCGRLLIGWLCEHWQLLLAGCGVAGCIKLLVLYAPKGFLLALWHWITFSHGLFVQIIGFLNVYVLISLIVVYLSCVHFFWKPENSAHFVVAGQSMWIAVAGYLSSFLGALQVPVFLLVMAYVTASTAYHLQTLDDSGSYLHRLQKLFDKNDFERSLSNFSICGRPGNEPLSPGLQSDVEDISLSDTVDSTDTFDVKPGTETPSHQSDTFFKLLFYACLGTFLYRNVWMFILAAIPVLLHLIYTIGAYTGITQFACNKISEVYAALRYWAIEHHSAVLPLCLPGVLELNYKINTIVRDSLKASVESVTSILMIILMLLIIVFLSVFFCVNIYSETIEVAYLGKDLINKTITDRPELIDILPANMQSSIEDALDNAHHYGRRKIETYIDDWLADADKVHATKLKEQILEVWDRLIQYWIDFNKAGSSYGPRVPTDALKSTFGEIVDNPGHFKELVLVAKQGIIGWAQSNTQTILEVAESLWHIIRTNMSMIMGVTGEILSLVLSGGQACIEFILDMIVFFTALFYLLSSSQEKYAPLQITKYLGYSSSGIKIADALENSITVVLVSMFRCSTFTGLFTWLVHTVFGARIVFLPSALAAMLAAAPFLGSYWCAVPAFLELWLAQDRFYAGLILFLLQFFVPSSFETAIYADLKGGGHPYLNGLAIAGGMYWIGWQGAIFGPLMLCFFIGLFEVATLAMRSHQEPRNSTDEERTT; this is translated from the exons ATGAATCGGTCCGAACCGATTCCCATACGTCGGGACCGCTCTTTTGACAGTGTGATCAACCGCCTGCTCCGGATGAGGTCCCAGAACCATGAAAGCTTTCGCGCTGCCATGTACAATTTCCTGATCGCCGCAGGAGTGGCGGCATTTGTGGCTGTGTGCTTCATTCTTGGGCCATTCGTCCGTCCATTGCTATGGGCTTTCCTCATGGGCGCGGTGCTTTTCCCATTCAAGCGACGTTTGGCGGAGAGCGTAAACAGTTGGTTTCAGCGCTTGGAGGTGCGCGACTCCAATGTACTCGTCTCGATCTGCCTATCGCCGCTGGAAGCCACAGAGCATTGTGGGCGGCTGCTGATCGGGTGGCTCTGCGAGCACTGGCAACTCCTTCTGGCCGGATGCGGAGTGGCCGGGTGCATTAAGCTGCTGGTTCTATATGCTCCGAAGGGTTTTCTGTTGGCCCTCTGGCATTGGATCACCTTTTCCCATGGCTTGTTCGTCCAAATTATTGGATTTCTCAACGTATACGTG CTAATTTCCTTGATTGTGGTCTATTTGAGCTGCGTCCACTTCTTCTGGAAGCCAGAGAACAGTGCCCACTTTGTGGTCGCCGGACAGTCCATGTGGATAGCTGTGGCAGGCTATCTAAGTAGCTTTCTTGGCGCCCTTCAGGTGCCGGTATTTCTACTGGTTATGGCCTATGTAACAGCATCTACGGCATATCATCTGCAAACTCTTGATGATTCCGGCTCCTATCTCCACCGCCTACAGAAGTTGTTCGACAAGAATGATTTTGAACGGTCGTTAAGCAATTTTAGCATTTGTGGGAGGCCAGGCAATGAACCCCTGAGTCCGGGCCTGCAGTCGGATGTGGAGGACATATCGTTAAGTGACACTGTCGACTCGACGGACACTTTTGATGTCAAGCCCGGAACGGAGACTCCCAGTCACCAGAGCGATACGTTCTTTAAGCTCCTGTTTTATGCCTGTCTGGGTACCTTCCTCTATCGCAACGTGTGGATGTTTATCCTAGCGGCAATCCCAGTATTACTGCATCTTATTTACACTATAGGAGCGTATACGGGTATTACCCAGTTTGCTTGCAACAAAATCAGCGAAGTGTACGCAGCGCTGCGG TACTGGGCAATCGAACACCATTCTGCGGTATTGCCACTATGTCTGCCTGGTGTCCTGGAACTCAACTATAAAATCAACACTATTGTGCGGGACTCACTAAAGGCATCCGTTGAATCAGTTACCTCCATCCTAATGATCATCCTCATGCTTCTCATCATCGTGTTTCTAAGCGTGTTCTTCTGCGTGAACATTTACTCGGAGACGATTGAGGTGGCTTACTTGGGCAAGGATTTAATTAACAAGACGATCACAGATCGGCCTGAGCTAATTGACATCTTGCCTGCCAACATGCAATCGTCCATCGAGGATGCTCTAGATAACGCACACCATTATGGTCGGCGTAAGATTGAAACCTACATAGACGACTGGCTGGCAGACGCCGATAAGGTGCACGCCACCAAGTTGAAGGAGCAGATCCTCGAAGTGTGGGACCGGCTTATCCAGTATTGGATCGATTTCAATAAGGCCGGTTCATCGTACGGACCACGTGTGCCAACGGATGCGCTGAAAAGCACATTTGGCGAAATCGTCGACAATCCAG GACATTTTAAAGAGCTAGTTTTAGTGGCAAAACAGGGCATTATCGGCTGGGCGCAGAGCAATACGCAGACGATCCTTGAGGTAGCAGAGTCGTTGTGGCACATCATCCGGACCAACATGTCTATGATAATGGGCGTGACCGGGGAGATTCTATCACTTGTGCTTTCGGGTGGACAAGCGTGCATTGAGTTCATTTTAGATATG ATTGTATTCTTTACTGCCCTGTTCTACCTGCTGTCGAGCAGCCAGGAAAAGTACGCGCCCCTACAGATCACCAAGTACCTGGGCTATTCCAGTTCGGGTATCAAAATCGCCGATGCCCTGGAGAACTCTATTACCGTAGTCCTAGTCTCAATGTTCAGGTGCTCTACTTTTACGGGCTTGTTCACCTGGTTGGTCCATACCGTTTTTGGGGCCCGGATAGTGTTCCTGCCGTCCGCCTTGGCAGCTATGTTGGCTGCTGCACCATTCTTAGGCAGCTACTGGTGTGCGGTGCCAGCCTTTTTAGAGCTTTGGCTGGCTCAGGACCGCTTCTATGCAGGACTTATATTGTTCCTGCTTCAGTTCTTCGTGCCATCATCTTTTGAAACTGCTATATACGCGGACCTCAAAGG TGGTGGTCATCCCTACCTCAACGGCCTGGCCATAGCAGGCGGAATGTATTGGATCGGCTGGCAAGGAGCTATTTTTGGACCCCTGATGCTTTGCTTCTTCATCGGTCTGTTCGAGGTGGCCACTCTAGCCATGCGCAGTCATCAAGAGCCCAG GAATAGTACGGATGAGGAGCGGACCACGTGA
- the LOC120453875 gene encoding transmembrane protein 245 isoform X6, protein MNRSEPIPIRRDRSFDSVINRLLRMRSQNHESFRAAMYNFLIAAGVAAFVAVCFILGPFVRPLLWAFLMGAVLFPFKRRLAESVNSWFQRLEVRDSNVLVSICLSPLEATEHCGRLLIGWLCEHWQLLLAGCGVAGCIKLLVLYAPKGFLLALWHWITFSHGLFVQIIGFLNVYVLISLIVVYLSCVHFFWKPENSAHFVVAGQSMWIAVAGYLSSFLGALQVPVFLLVMAYVTASTAYHLQTLDDSGSYLHRLQKLFDKNDFERSLSNFSICGRPGNEPLSPGLQSDVEDISLSDTVDSTDTFDVKPGTETPSHQSDTFFKLLFYACLGTFLYRNVWMFILAAIPVLLHLIYTIGAYTGITQFACNKISEVYAALRYWAIEHHSAVLPLCLPGVLELNYKINTIVRDSLKASVESVTSILMIILMLLIIVFLSVFFCVNIYSETIEVAYLGKDLINKTITDRPELIDILPANMQSSIEDALDNAHHYGRRKIETYIDDWLADADKVHATKLKEQILEVWDRLIQYWIDFNKAGSSYGPRVPTDALKSTFGEIVDNPVFAPFIHLVTLVCVYEITHTVCIC, encoded by the exons ATGAATCGGTCCGAACCGATTCCCATACGTCGGGACCGCTCTTTTGACAGTGTGATCAACCGCCTGCTCCGGATGAGGTCCCAGAACCATGAAAGCTTTCGCGCTGCCATGTACAATTTCCTGATCGCCGCAGGAGTGGCGGCATTTGTGGCTGTGTGCTTCATTCTTGGGCCATTCGTCCGTCCATTGCTATGGGCTTTCCTCATGGGCGCGGTGCTTTTCCCATTCAAGCGACGTTTGGCGGAGAGCGTAAACAGTTGGTTTCAGCGCTTGGAGGTGCGCGACTCCAATGTACTCGTCTCGATCTGCCTATCGCCGCTGGAAGCCACAGAGCATTGTGGGCGGCTGCTGATCGGGTGGCTCTGCGAGCACTGGCAACTCCTTCTGGCCGGATGCGGAGTGGCCGGGTGCATTAAGCTGCTGGTTCTATATGCTCCGAAGGGTTTTCTGTTGGCCCTCTGGCATTGGATCACCTTTTCCCATGGCTTGTTCGTCCAAATTATTGGATTTCTCAACGTATACGTG CTAATTTCCTTGATTGTGGTCTATTTGAGCTGCGTCCACTTCTTCTGGAAGCCAGAGAACAGTGCCCACTTTGTGGTCGCCGGACAGTCCATGTGGATAGCTGTGGCAGGCTATCTAAGTAGCTTTCTTGGCGCCCTTCAGGTGCCGGTATTTCTACTGGTTATGGCCTATGTAACAGCATCTACGGCATATCATCTGCAAACTCTTGATGATTCCGGCTCCTATCTCCACCGCCTACAGAAGTTGTTCGACAAGAATGATTTTGAACGGTCGTTAAGCAATTTTAGCATTTGTGGGAGGCCAGGCAATGAACCCCTGAGTCCGGGCCTGCAGTCGGATGTGGAGGACATATCGTTAAGTGACACTGTCGACTCGACGGACACTTTTGATGTCAAGCCCGGAACGGAGACTCCCAGTCACCAGAGCGATACGTTCTTTAAGCTCCTGTTTTATGCCTGTCTGGGTACCTTCCTCTATCGCAACGTGTGGATGTTTATCCTAGCGGCAATCCCAGTATTACTGCATCTTATTTACACTATAGGAGCGTATACGGGTATTACCCAGTTTGCTTGCAACAAAATCAGCGAAGTGTACGCAGCGCTGCGG TACTGGGCAATCGAACACCATTCTGCGGTATTGCCACTATGTCTGCCTGGTGTCCTGGAACTCAACTATAAAATCAACACTATTGTGCGGGACTCACTAAAGGCATCCGTTGAATCAGTTACCTCCATCCTAATGATCATCCTCATGCTTCTCATCATCGTGTTTCTAAGCGTGTTCTTCTGCGTGAACATTTACTCGGAGACGATTGAGGTGGCTTACTTGGGCAAGGATTTAATTAACAAGACGATCACAGATCGGCCTGAGCTAATTGACATCTTGCCTGCCAACATGCAATCGTCCATCGAGGATGCTCTAGATAACGCACACCATTATGGTCGGCGTAAGATTGAAACCTACATAGACGACTGGCTGGCAGACGCCGATAAGGTGCACGCCACCAAGTTGAAGGAGCAGATCCTCGAAGTGTGGGACCGGCTTATCCAGTATTGGATCGATTTCAATAAGGCCGGTTCATCGTACGGACCACGTGTGCCAACGGATGCGCTGAAAAGCACATTTGGCGAAATCGTCGACAATCCAG TTTTTGCTCCCTTCATCCATCTCGTAACACTCGTTTGCGTCTACGAAATAACTCATACTGTGTGCATCTGCTAA